One window of Rasiella rasia genomic DNA carries:
- the dinB gene encoding DNA polymerase IV — protein MESDLPIRKIIHVDMDAYYASVAQLDDPSLVGKPIAVGGGGTRGVISAASYEARTFGVRSAMSGALAKKLCPELIFVRTNFERYQELSEKIRAIFFEYTDLVEPLSLDEAYLDVTVNKKGNPSASMIAAEIREKIKARTGLNASAGISINKFIAKVASDINKPNGQKTVAPEDVLPFLETLDIKKFYGVGKVMKEKMYRHGIYTGADLKKKSVAFLQEHFGKSGAYYYDIVRGIHHSQVKPERTRKSLAAERTFSENISSEIFMLERLENIALEVERRLKKSKVAGRTITLKIKYRDFTLQTRSKTLPLYISSKELIMENVKDLLYQDEMRDSVRLLGISMSNLNNENPKKTKDISEKIIDVQLKLDF, from the coding sequence ATGGAATCTGACCTTCCTATCAGGAAAATTATTCATGTAGACATGGATGCCTATTATGCATCTGTGGCACAACTAGACGATCCTTCTCTTGTTGGCAAACCTATTGCTGTAGGCGGGGGTGGCACGCGCGGTGTTATAAGCGCTGCTAGTTATGAGGCACGCACCTTTGGTGTACGCTCTGCCATGAGTGGTGCACTTGCAAAAAAATTATGCCCAGAACTCATCTTTGTACGTACCAATTTTGAACGATACCAAGAACTCTCTGAGAAGATTAGAGCAATTTTCTTTGAGTATACAGACTTGGTAGAACCTCTATCGTTAGACGAAGCATATTTAGATGTTACCGTAAACAAGAAAGGGAACCCAAGTGCTTCAATGATTGCTGCGGAAATTAGAGAAAAAATAAAAGCGCGTACAGGGTTGAATGCTTCGGCAGGAATAAGCATTAACAAATTTATTGCTAAAGTGGCTAGCGATATTAACAAGCCCAACGGACAAAAAACTGTTGCCCCAGAAGATGTTTTGCCATTTCTTGAAACCTTAGATATTAAAAAGTTTTATGGTGTTGGTAAGGTGATGAAAGAAAAAATGTACCGCCATGGTATCTATACGGGTGCCGACTTAAAAAAGAAATCGGTAGCATTTCTGCAAGAGCACTTCGGAAAAAGTGGGGCGTATTATTACGATATTGTTCGTGGCATTCACCATAGCCAAGTAAAGCCAGAGCGAACTCGCAAGTCTCTAGCTGCCGAAAGAACCTTTAGTGAGAACATTTCCTCAGAAATTTTTATGCTAGAGCGCCTAGAAAACATAGCCCTTGAAGTAGAACGCAGGTTAAAAAAAAGCAAAGTTGCTGGGCGAACCATTACACTAAAAATTAAATACCGTGATTTCACGCTACAAACACGTAGTAAAACGCTTCCTCTTTATATTTCTTCAAAAGAATTAATCATGGAAAACGTTAAAGATTTGTTATATCAAGACGAAATGCGGGACTCGGTACGTTTATTGGGTATAAGTATGTCGAACCTCAACAATGAAAACCCAAAGAAAACAAAGGATATTTCAGAAAAAATAATTGACGTTCAGCTTAAACTAGACTTCTAA
- a CDS encoding metal-dependent transcriptional regulator: MFSLAEENYLKAIYHLESKHQGAVSTNAIAEVMETKPSSVTDMVQKLAEKEVLSYIKYKGTSLTESGRKTAANVIRKHRLWEVFLVEKLKFHWDEVHEIAEQLEHVQSEELVTRLDKFLGFPDFDPHGDPIPDKHGNVKPTEKKLLSELSKKQNGVCVGVKESNSDFLQYLDKKNITIGTKIKVLGKEFFDGSMVIQVGRDQFFISKKIAENLYIQTN, encoded by the coding sequence ATGTTTTCACTCGCAGAAGAAAATTACCTTAAAGCCATTTACCATCTTGAAAGTAAACATCAGGGTGCGGTAAGTACAAATGCCATCGCTGAGGTGATGGAAACAAAACCTTCGTCTGTAACCGATATGGTTCAGAAATTGGCAGAAAAGGAAGTGCTTTCATATATAAAGTATAAAGGCACATCGTTAACAGAATCTGGTAGAAAAACCGCCGCTAACGTTATTAGAAAGCACCGCCTTTGGGAGGTGTTTTTGGTTGAAAAGCTGAAATTTCATTGGGATGAAGTGCATGAAATTGCAGAACAATTAGAGCACGTACAAAGTGAAGAGTTGGTCACTAGATTGGATAAGTTTTTAGGATTTCCAGATTTCGACCCGCACGGGGACCCCATTCCTGATAAGCATGGAAATGTAAAGCCAACCGAGAAAAAATTGCTTTCTGAACTGAGTAAAAAGCAAAATGGCGTTTGTGTTGGAGTAAAAGAAAGTAACAGCGATTTTTTACAATACTTAGACAAAAAAAATATCACAATAGGTACAAAAATTAAGGTGCTAGGCAAAGAGTTTTTTGATGGATCAATGGTCATTCAAGTAGGGAGAGACCAGTTTTTTATATCAAAAAAGATTGCTGAAAATCTATACATTCAAACAAATTAG
- a CDS encoding CYTH domain-containing protein has translation MALEIERKFLVTSDNYKKEAVSKERILQGFLSTHPERTVRVRIKGKKGFLTIKGKSNKEGTTRFEWEHEIQLDEAEALMRLCEAGVIEKTRYNVKVGAHIFEVDEFKGSNKGLQIAEIELTTANEAFNKPSWLGAEVTGEIQYYNSCLSKNPFSKW, from the coding sequence ATGGCGCTTGAAATAGAACGAAAATTTTTGGTTACCTCAGATAATTACAAGAAAGAAGCTGTTTCTAAAGAACGAATTCTTCAAGGTTTTCTTTCTACCCATCCAGAACGTACAGTACGGGTGCGCATTAAGGGTAAAAAGGGATTTTTAACCATAAAGGGGAAATCTAATAAGGAAGGAACCACGCGATTTGAATGGGAGCACGAAATACAATTAGATGAAGCCGAGGCATTGATGAGATTATGCGAAGCAGGTGTTATCGAAAAAACAAGGTACAACGTGAAAGTTGGGGCACATATTTTTGAGGTTGATGAATTTAAGGGGAGCAATAAAGGGTTGCAAATAGCCGAAATTGAACTCACTACAGCCAACGAAGCATTCAACAAACCATCATGGCTAGGAGCGGAAGTAACAGGAGAGATACAATATTATAACTCATGTTTAAGCAAAAATCCATTTAGCAAATGGTAA
- a CDS encoding SH3 domain-containing protein has translation MKKVAFTIIAIAFATLFTACKNETQETPTTVQNQDLAVADITPASTTSYLYVTASSGLTLREFNNLNSEKLAVMPYGTKLEVLSEEANNTMTVGGISGGMHEVAYNNKTGYAFNGFLSKFFPPEKDTNAKIYVNDLKATFPSASFIETTGGTASKPTNTQTILLPTDKWHEAFYIAQKLYDIPSVFQFPNPKGKDVEVIKNAKKPEQLQTSNLAIERKNNALQTITYTQAAEGFGTNITISQEAAFMKIEYTTVVE, from the coding sequence ATGAAAAAAGTAGCTTTCACTATTATCGCAATTGCTTTTGCAACACTTTTCACCGCTTGCAAAAATGAAACACAAGAGACCCCAACTACAGTCCAAAACCAGGATTTGGCTGTCGCAGACATCACTCCAGCTTCTACCACTAGCTATCTATACGTAACTGCATCTAGCGGTCTCACCTTACGAGAGTTTAACAATTTAAACAGTGAGAAACTTGCCGTCATGCCCTACGGAACAAAGCTGGAGGTACTTTCTGAAGAAGCTAACAATACCATGACCGTTGGCGGGATTTCGGGAGGCATGCACGAAGTAGCGTACAACAATAAAACGGGATATGCTTTTAATGGCTTTCTCTCCAAATTTTTCCCGCCAGAAAAAGACACCAATGCCAAAATATATGTAAACGACTTAAAAGCTACCTTCCCATCAGCCTCATTTATTGAAACCACTGGAGGCACGGCGAGCAAGCCTACCAATACACAAACCATTTTATTGCCAACAGATAAGTGGCATGAGGCATTTTATATTGCACAGAAACTTTATGATATCCCTTCGGTATTCCAGTTTCCAAACCCAAAAGGAAAAGATGTTGAGGTTATTAAAAACGCTAAGAAGCCTGAACAACTCCAGACAAGTAATTTGGCTATTGAACGCAAAAACAATGCTCTACAAACTATTACTTATACACAAGCTGCAGAAGGCTTTGGAACAAATATCACCATTAGCCAAGAAGCTGCATTTATGAAGATTGAATATACTACTGTAGTAGAATAG
- a CDS encoding VOC family protein, which translates to MNLNQVTIPSTNVPRAIEFYTKLGLKLIVHTHDAYARFECTEGEATFSVHQVQTLPQEPGVVVYFEVNDVALKVSELNEKGISFETEITAQTWLWTEAKLKDPDGNTIIIYHAGTNRKNPPWRLK; encoded by the coding sequence ATGAACCTAAATCAAGTTACTATTCCGTCTACCAATGTGCCTCGAGCAATTGAATTTTATACAAAATTAGGATTGAAACTAATCGTGCATACCCACGATGCCTACGCCCGATTTGAATGTACAGAGGGAGAAGCTACATTCTCGGTGCACCAAGTCCAAACATTACCACAGGAGCCAGGTGTTGTTGTCTATTTTGAAGTGAACGATGTTGCCCTTAAAGTTTCAGAATTAAATGAAAAGGGAATTTCATTTGAAACAGAAATTACGGCGCAAACATGGTTATGGACTGAAGCAAAACTTAAAGATCCCGACGGAAATACAATTATTATTTACCACGCAGGAACCAATAGAAAAAACCCACCATGGCGCTTGAAATAG
- a CDS encoding YciI family protein: protein MKNNLLLLLLLITIVACKPEIQREYIMEPCPEDEKPSIAALKAQLTADGFQIFDYIDPDSGDTVVMQQYFMAFLKAGPNRSQNQAEADSLQRLHLEHLGSMYAQGFADISGPFADDGEIRGVTIYNVPTLKIADSLANMDPMVQAGRLEIELHPWWAAKGFPLR, encoded by the coding sequence ATGAAAAACAATCTACTCTTATTATTGCTGTTGATTACTATTGTAGCGTGTAAACCAGAAATACAGCGAGAATATATCATGGAACCCTGTCCAGAAGATGAGAAGCCATCTATTGCTGCACTTAAGGCACAACTTACAGCAGACGGATTTCAAATTTTTGATTATATAGACCCAGATTCTGGAGATACCGTAGTAATGCAACAATATTTTATGGCATTTTTAAAGGCAGGACCCAATCGCAGTCAGAATCAAGCAGAAGCCGATAGTTTGCAACGTCTGCATTTAGAGCATCTAGGGAGTATGTATGCCCAAGGCTTTGCAGATATTTCTGGACCCTTTGCAGATGATGGGGAGATAAGAGGGGTAACTATTTATAATGTCCCTACGTTAAAAATTGCAGATAGTTTGGCCAATATGGACCCCATGGTACAGGCCGGAAGACTTGAGATTGAACTTCACCCATGGTGGGCCGCCAAAGGATTCCCCCTAAGATAA
- a CDS encoding T9SS type A sorting domain-containing protein: protein MKSKLLAIGLIIGTCSFSQVTLIPDENFEGYLVSEGIDTDGLLNGQVLTADIEDVVALSLVNLSIEDLTGLEDFTALEVLDCSENFNLEAINLSSNTSLREFYAQFCAFTTIDFSNNVNLELVYVPHNNLTSLTLTSHPALENLTCGNPLIDLIPFNQISTLDLSGTPNLLFLDVSFMGSMSSLDLSQIPLLETFYGSYCSFNALDLSDNSALETLVLGGFDSGIVSGQSNNLTNLDLSNNPNLTTLDVELTNINSLNLKNGNNTVLVSMKAHLNDPLFCILVDDAIAANGGASPYNTWVVDAQVTYDDEECVLTVAENTVESIWLYPNPAAQTINLSLPLREVPTGISIYATTGELLLQPVLKNNSIDVSELASGMYILSLQYNQEISNKTFVKR from the coding sequence ATGAAATCTAAACTACTTGCAATAGGGCTCATAATAGGCACCTGTTCTTTTTCTCAAGTTACACTCATACCTGACGAAAATTTTGAAGGGTATCTTGTTTCTGAAGGTATAGATACTGATGGGCTATTAAATGGGCAAGTACTAACTGCAGACATTGAAGATGTGGTGGCATTAAGTTTAGTAAATCTTTCTATCGAAGATCTTACGGGCTTAGAAGATTTTACAGCTTTAGAAGTACTCGACTGTTCAGAAAATTTTAATTTAGAAGCTATTAATTTAAGTAGTAATACTTCTTTGCGAGAATTCTACGCTCAGTTTTGTGCTTTCACAACTATAGATTTCTCTAATAACGTAAATCTTGAACTTGTGTATGTTCCGCATAATAATTTAACCAGTTTAACATTGACAAGCCACCCCGCGTTAGAAAATTTGACATGTGGAAACCCCTTAATTGACCTTATACCTTTTAATCAAATTTCTACTCTAGATCTTTCTGGAACTCCTAATCTATTGTTTTTAGATGTGTCTTTTATGGGCAGCATGTCATCTTTAGATCTTTCTCAAATTCCATTGCTCGAAACTTTTTATGGAAGCTATTGTAGTTTTAACGCCCTTGATTTGTCTGATAATAGCGCTCTTGAAACACTTGTTTTAGGTGGATTTGATAGTGGTATCGTTTCTGGGCAAAGTAACAATCTAACAAATTTAGATCTTTCAAATAATCCAAACCTTACCACATTAGACGTTGAATTAACGAACATTAATTCTCTTAACTTAAAAAATGGGAACAATACCGTTCTGGTTTCTATGAAGGCTCATTTAAACGACCCTCTTTTTTGTATTCTAGTAGACGACGCCATTGCAGCCAACGGAGGCGCGAGTCCGTACAATACATGGGTGGTTGATGCTCAAGTTACGTATGATGATGAAGAATGCGTTCTTACCGTCGCAGAAAACACTGTAGAAAGTATTTGGTTGTACCCAAACCCAGCGGCTCAGACCATCAACCTTTCATTACCCCTACGTGAGGTACCCACAGGTATTTCTATTTACGCTACAACAGGAGAATTATTACTGCAACCTGTTTTGAAGAATAACAGCATCGATGTTTCAGAATTAGCTTCTGGAATGTACATCTTGAGTTTACAATACAATCAGGAAATATCGAATAAGACTTTCGTTAAGCGTTAA
- a CDS encoding NAD(P)H-binding protein — MPKTAIILGATGLVGGCLLELLLKDDAYTTVKIFGRSSCNVLHAKIEEHLGDLFDINQFAEDFTGDVVFCCIGTTKAKTPDKETYKKIDYGIPVNAAKLAKKNRITVFEVISAMGADTKSSTFYNKVKGEMERDVLAVGIDKSYIFRPSLIGGDRNEKRFGERMAQLFMGIFSFLIPKKYKMIEPETIAKAMIYVARTGCQKQRISSDEIKELARQ; from the coding sequence ATGCCCAAAACAGCTATTATCTTAGGTGCCACTGGCTTGGTAGGTGGATGTTTGTTAGAATTACTTCTGAAAGATGACGCCTACACAACTGTTAAGATATTTGGAAGAAGTTCGTGTAATGTTTTGCATGCTAAAATAGAAGAACATTTGGGAGATTTGTTTGACATCAATCAATTTGCCGAAGACTTTACTGGTGATGTAGTTTTTTGCTGTATTGGAACCACCAAGGCAAAAACTCCAGACAAAGAAACCTATAAAAAAATAGATTATGGAATTCCGGTGAATGCCGCTAAACTCGCGAAAAAAAATAGAATTACCGTATTTGAAGTTATTTCGGCCATGGGTGCAGATACTAAAAGCAGCACGTTTTATAATAAGGTAAAGGGAGAAATGGAGCGTGATGTTTTGGCGGTGGGGATAGATAAATCGTATATTTTTCGACCCTCTCTTATTGGTGGCGATAGAAATGAAAAGCGTTTTGGCGAGCGTATGGCGCAACTTTTTATGGGAATATTTAGTTTCTTAATTCCGAAGAAATATAAAATGATAGAACCTGAGACCATAGCAAAGGCAATGATTTATGTAGCGAGAACAGGATGTCAAAAACAACGCATCTCTTCAGATGAAATTAAAGAACTTGCGCGACAATGA